taacaaaaataaacatgaagctGGTGTTGGGCGGTGACAGTCTGAGTGAGGAAAGGACTCGATCCTGACcagtaaaatatttacaaagacaGCATTTCATTGGAAACTGCTGCGTATTCTACGGTCaggaaaataacatttgaacacaaaggcaacaaaaagaaaatgaggatcttaaaaaaaaaaaaaaaagtacagcaaTGACAATTTAAAACCATATCTCATGTTACTCATATTTTAGTCCTTGTTTCGTCACATCTTTACAAAAATTACTGGACTGCTTTCCTTCtacacccccctcccccccacatTTCTACAGTTAAGacaacaaatctttttttttttactttgagtgATCAGGCACAGACATTTTGTGGcctatattaaaaatataaaagagaaCAGTGGAAAGATAACGCTTCTGGTTCGGGATGTTCTTAATCGCTCATCTCCATGTCTTCCTGATGGTGGTCGTCTCCATTCAGTTTGGACTTTTTGGGGATTTGGCCCTCggctctctccatctcctcctggCCTTTGGGGGACGAGGCAGAGTCAGAGTCGCTCTTCCTCTcgtcatcttcctcctctccttctttttcgCTGTCATAACCTTGTTCCTCCTCATCGTAATCCCGGGTCACCTGTCACAAACATAAGATGGTTAGTGGATGAACAGAGAACTGCAGGTTGAGTATAGGACAAGCTGTGTGTATCCACCTACTGGGTCGTGTTCAAAGACTGAACGAACCTTCACATCTCCTTTCTCACTGTCAGACTTGCGATCGCGTTCTCGTTCTTtgtctttgctcttttttttcttgctggtGGAGCGTTCTCTCTCGTCTCTGCTCCGGtccctgtcctccctcctctctctatcaCGGTCCTTTTCCCGTTCCttgtccttctttttctccttcttgtgGCTGCACATATGACAAATACATATTATCTTTAGTTACGGTGCTCCAATAAATTGTATTCAGCGGTATGTTGAACAGAAGATGCTTCCCGTGTGACAACTCACCGTCTGGGCGATGGAGACCTAGACACCTTCCTCCTGGGGGACCGAGAAGCACTGCGGCTTCGCCTGTGCCTCCTGAGACACAAAATGATTAAGTTTAATTCTAACAAAAAGGCAATtaacaattttcattttattaaaattggTCTGCTACAATTTTATTTGATTAGCTCTTGTGAATAAAGTGGAGTATTGCACTGACTGTGGTATGAGTCATGTATATCCCTGTATTTCATTATGATGACACTCACCGGCTAATGCTTCGAGACCTCCTGGCGCTGCTGTAGCTCTTGGGAGGCGTCTTTGACCTTTTCTTAgacttttcttcctttctcctgtCCCTGTTTCATGTCACAAGTGAGATCAACAACATCAGGAAACAGAGCAGCACTACACAGGAAACAGGAGGCGAGACAGTACAAGACTGGCAGGggttatgtgtgcatgttttttgcaAAGCTTAGTGTATTCTGAAACACAGCAGCACCATGAGGgaatatactttttattataattcaaCTATATGTCTATTTCTGCAGAATCTGCAACAAATGCAGATAGCGAGTCCCccctacaaaaacaaaaaagaaaagtcagctATTTTTTGCTCTGAGGACAGTAGAGACGCTGACCTAGATCTGCTGCGGCGGCTTCTATCTCGGGAGTGGGACCTCCTCCTTCGTGGGCTCTTGGACCTCCTCCTACTCCTGGAATGGGACCTCCGCCGAGACCTGCTTTTTGATCGCCTGCCAAAATCAAGATAcagcacatttttattcaattaCTGCcagaaacagctttttaaataatcatGTTTTACATCAAGACAAACACATCTGATGTCACCAGTAAGGAGGAAGTTattttcacctgtgtcttgagCGAGATCTGGAGCGTCTGCGTCGAGACCGTGAACGAGATCGGGAATGTTTGCGCTTGTCGTCTTTCTTATCTGCAGAAACAAATTGACATTAAGTCAAATATTAACCAGGTAGTGAAGACTTATTGCTCACGTTATGGAACCAATATTGCACAACTGACTGAACAACATTCCTCTCACTGTGAATTATACGTCTAGATGTCAAATCATTTAacataaaatgttgaatatgtCCTGTTAACAGTACTCACTTCCAGGTTCAATGGCTGCAGAAATGAGCGACTGGGCCTCTCGGACTCTCTTCATGGCCTCTTCAATCTCCTTGTTGGAGGCGTCGGTCTTCAATCCTGGATTCAAGTTGAGTCCGGCCGCTAATG
The Scomber scombrus chromosome 8, fScoSco1.1, whole genome shotgun sequence DNA segment above includes these coding regions:
- the LOC133984667 gene encoding serine/arginine-rich splicing factor 11-like isoform X2 — protein: MNSNTHVIQVTNVSPSTTSEQMRTLFGFLGNIEELKLFPPDDSPLPVTSRVCFVKFLESESVGVSQHLTNTVFVDRALIVVPFAEGVIPDESKAMSLLAPANAVAGMMPGGGLLPTPNPLASMGGTPFGGLGAPNMEQMAAMGMPGPNMNPQALSADFLKLMQSMDPKLNPLAAGLNLNPGLKTDASNKEIEEAMKRVREAQSLISAAIEPGNKKDDKRKHSRSRSRSRRRRSRSRSRHRRSKSRSRRRSHSRSRRRSKSPRRRRSHSRDRSRRSRSRDRRKEEKSKKRSKTPPKSYSSARRSRSISRRHRRSRSASRSPRRKVSRSPSPRRHKKEKKKDKEREKDRDRERREDRDRSRDERERSTSKKKKSKDKERERDRKSDSEKGDVKVTRDYDEEEQGYDSEKEGEEEDDERKSDSDSASSPKGQEEMERAEGQIPKKSKLNGDDHHQEDMEMSD
- the LOC133984667 gene encoding serine/arginine-rich splicing factor 11-like isoform X3, with product MSLLAPANAVAGMMPGGGLLPTPNPLASMGGTPFGGLGAPNMEQMAAMGMPGPNMNPQALSADFLKLMQSMDPKLNPLAAGLNLNPGLKTDASNKEIEEAMKRVREAQSLISAAIEPGNKKDDKRKHSRSRSRSRRRRSRSRSRHRRSKSRSRRRSHSRSRRRSKSPRRRRSHSRDRSRRSRSRDRRKEEKSKKRSKTPPKSYSSARRSRSISRRHRRSRSASRSPRRKVSRSPSPRRHKKEKKKDKEREKDRDRERREDRDRSRDERERSTSKKKKSKDKERERDRKSDSEKGDVKVRSVFEHDPVTRDYDEEEQGYDSEKEGEEEDDERKSDSDSASSPKGQEEMERAEGQIPKKSKLNGDDHHQEDMEMSD
- the LOC133984667 gene encoding serine/arginine-rich splicing factor 11-like isoform X1, whose product is MNSNTHVIQVTNVSPSTTSEQMRTLFGFLGNIEELKLFPPDDSPLPVTSRVCFVKFLESESVGVSQHLTNTVFVDRALIVVPFAEGVIPDESKAMSLLAPANAVAGMMPGGGLLPTPNPLASMGGTPFGGLGAPNMEQMAAMGMPGPNMNPQALSADFLKLMQSMDPKLNPLAAGLNLNPGLKTDASNKEIEEAMKRVREAQSLISAAIEPGNKKDDKRKHSRSRSRSRRRRSRSRSRHRRSKSRSRRRSHSRSRRRSKSPRRRRSHSRDRSRRSRSRDRRKEEKSKKRSKTPPKSYSSARRSRSISRRHRRSRSASRSPRRKVSRSPSPRRHKKEKKKDKEREKDRDRERREDRDRSRDERERSTSKKKKSKDKERERDRKSDSEKGDVKVRSVFEHDPVTRDYDEEEQGYDSEKEGEEEDDERKSDSDSASSPKGQEEMERAEGQIPKKSKLNGDDHHQEDMEMSD